A stretch of the Mycobacteroides immunogenum genome encodes the following:
- a CDS encoding vitamin K epoxide reductase family protein: MTLRPATAWYVLVAGVAGLAAALALTIEKIEILIDPTYVPSCSLNPIISCGSVMTTDQASAFGFPNSLIGIVAFTVVLVTGVLSVAKVELPRWYWSGLAVGSLLGVVFVHWLIFQSLYRIGALCPYCMVVWSVTIPLFVVTTSIALRPLGSQRWARILYQWRWSLVVFWFVALILAILERFWDYWITLV; this comes from the coding sequence GTGACGCTTCGTCCCGCGACCGCTTGGTACGTCCTCGTTGCCGGGGTCGCCGGGCTGGCCGCCGCGCTGGCTCTCACCATCGAGAAGATCGAGATCCTGATCGATCCGACCTACGTGCCGTCGTGCAGCCTGAACCCGATCATCTCCTGCGGTTCGGTGATGACGACCGATCAGGCTTCGGCGTTCGGGTTCCCCAATTCGCTCATCGGCATCGTCGCGTTCACGGTGGTGTTGGTGACGGGCGTGCTGTCGGTCGCCAAGGTGGAGCTGCCACGCTGGTATTGGAGTGGTTTGGCCGTTGGCAGCCTATTGGGCGTGGTCTTCGTCCACTGGTTGATCTTCCAGAGCCTGTACCGGATCGGTGCGCTGTGCCCGTACTGCATGGTGGTGTGGTCGGTGACGATTCCGCTGTTTGTGGTGACTACCTCGATTGCCTTACGGCCGTTGGGATCTCAGCGGTGGGCGCGGATTTTGTATCAGTGGCGCTGGTCTTTGGTGGTGTTCTGGTTCGTGGCGCTGATCCTGGCGATCCTCGAACGATTCTGGGATTACTGGATCACACTCGTCTGA
- a CDS encoding DsbA family protein, whose product MAKPKQPPSYDLKKSEQRRSQLIQIGLTAIVVLFAVGLVGFIVLSNKKDPGPPAPPAGEVKAIQVVTPGPAKLITKEGTTEPKVVLTLIEDPICPACAMFEQEFGPTVRKLIDTGAVRADYNMVGILDVPRLKRDYSSRASAAAYCVADQSQDLFLKFHSVLYDPNKQPDEVNSKTWHDDKWLIDQAKGVGASDAVAKCIKDKKYINMVKELGPKLNIQATPTIRINGKDWEISKGATPDDLIKAVTDITGPVPGLK is encoded by the coding sequence GTGGCCAAACCGAAGCAACCCCCTAGCTACGACCTCAAGAAGTCGGAGCAGCGCCGAAGCCAGCTGATTCAAATCGGGCTCACGGCGATTGTCGTGCTGTTCGCCGTGGGGCTGGTGGGGTTCATCGTCCTCAGTAACAAGAAGGACCCGGGGCCGCCCGCGCCGCCCGCAGGTGAGGTCAAGGCGATCCAGGTGGTCACTCCCGGCCCGGCGAAGCTGATCACCAAGGAGGGAACCACCGAGCCCAAGGTGGTCCTGACCCTGATCGAGGACCCGATCTGTCCCGCGTGCGCCATGTTCGAGCAGGAATTCGGGCCGACCGTGCGCAAGCTCATCGACACCGGCGCGGTGCGGGCCGACTACAACATGGTCGGCATTCTGGATGTGCCCCGCCTCAAGCGCGACTACTCGTCGCGGGCGTCGGCGGCCGCCTACTGCGTGGCCGACCAGTCCCAGGATCTGTTCCTCAAATTCCACTCCGTGCTCTACGACCCCAATAAGCAGCCCGATGAGGTCAACTCCAAGACCTGGCACGACGATAAGTGGCTGATCGACCAGGCCAAGGGTGTGGGTGCTTCTGATGCGGTCGCCAAGTGCATCAAGGACAAGAAGTACATCAACATGGTCAAGGAGCTCGGTCCGAAGCTGAACATCCAGGCCACGCCCACCATCCGGATCAACGGCAAGGACTGGGAGATCAGCAAGGGCGCCACGCCGGACGACCTGATCAAGGCCGTCACGGATATCACCGGACCGGTTCCGGGCCTGAAGTGA
- a CDS encoding alpha/beta hydrolase codes for MSPFRDFALRASTAATPHIPTPVRRAMAGRQVIIDGNILDPTTQLLLRGMELMGEGEISRGEDVAENRASMRRQAGLLQFSTPVGQVRNFSIPGPAGPIPVRHYKPVTDHTRALLVFFHGGGWVIGDLETHDQPCRQTCRDAGVAVLSVDYRLAPEHKAPAAAEDCLAAYLWAVEHAADLGVAPDRIAVGGDSAGGNLAAVVAQQTRDSGAQLPLLQFLIYPAVDFTVRRPSRDLFATGFFLTKAAMDGFESHYLDGSDVDKADPQVSPILAADFGGLPPALITTAGFDPLRDEGNEYAEKLRAAGVPVDLRVEGSLIHGFYNMAGLGGAPSDAMNELTSALRAHLSR; via the coding sequence GTGAGCCCTTTCCGCGACTTCGCCCTGCGTGCCAGCACCGCCGCGACACCGCACATCCCGACTCCGGTCCGGCGGGCCATGGCCGGTCGTCAGGTGATCATCGACGGCAACATCCTGGACCCGACGACCCAGCTCCTGCTGCGCGGTATGGAGCTCATGGGGGAGGGGGAGATATCGCGCGGTGAGGATGTCGCGGAGAACCGGGCCAGCATGCGTAGACAGGCCGGGCTGCTGCAATTCAGCACACCGGTAGGGCAGGTGCGCAACTTTTCTATCCCCGGACCCGCCGGGCCCATCCCGGTCCGCCACTACAAACCGGTGACCGACCACACCCGGGCACTGCTGGTGTTCTTCCACGGTGGTGGCTGGGTGATCGGCGACCTGGAGACCCACGACCAGCCGTGCCGCCAGACATGTCGTGACGCCGGCGTCGCGGTGCTGTCGGTGGACTACCGGCTGGCCCCCGAGCACAAGGCCCCCGCCGCCGCCGAGGACTGTTTGGCCGCGTATCTCTGGGCCGTCGAACATGCAGCCGATCTGGGCGTGGCACCAGACAGGATCGCGGTGGGTGGTGACAGTGCGGGCGGTAACTTGGCGGCCGTCGTCGCGCAGCAGACACGCGACAGCGGGGCGCAACTGCCGTTGTTGCAATTCCTGATCTATCCGGCCGTCGACTTCACGGTCCGCAGACCGTCACGTGATCTGTTCGCCACGGGCTTTTTTCTCACCAAGGCGGCCATGGACGGATTCGAAAGTCACTACCTCGATGGGTCCGATGTCGACAAGGCAGACCCCCAAGTGTCACCGATTCTAGCTGCGGACTTCGGGGGATTGCCCCCGGCGCTCATCACCACCGCAGGTTTTGACCCGCTGCGCGATGAGGGCAACGAATACGCGGAGAAGCTGCGGGCGGCCGGAGTGCCGGTGGACCTGCGGGTAGAGGGATCGCTGATCCATGGCTTCTACAACATGGCCGGGCTGGGCGGGGCGCCCTCGGACGCCATGAACGAGCTGACGTCGGCGCTGCGCGCACACCTGTCCCGCTAA
- a CDS encoding LLM class flavin-dependent oxidoreductase — translation MDIGIALPFMCREYTRESTLTWARLADEGPFSTVSSGERISYHNQDMWVTLAAAAAVTERVRLLANVSVLPAHPVPLVAKQAATLDVLSEGRFTLGVGVGGREHDYRSLDASFERRHQRLDDQVAELRRLWCGEPPFDGADPVGPAPVQSGGPPIVAAAIGPKSLARAARWADGITGFSVSGAPAELAHSAGAARAAWQEAGHAQPPLLSSGCFYTLGIAEAESELKQFTSDYLAIFGAQIAENVPKTLTNFDADALNRTLDGAEEAGLDEFILVPGASDVAVIESTIELIQKRLTTG, via the coding sequence ATGGATATCGGCATTGCCCTGCCTTTCATGTGTCGGGAGTACACCCGCGAGTCGACGCTCACCTGGGCCCGTCTGGCCGATGAGGGACCGTTTTCCACCGTCTCCTCCGGCGAGCGCATCTCGTATCACAACCAAGACATGTGGGTAACGCTCGCCGCGGCGGCGGCGGTCACCGAAAGAGTGCGGTTACTGGCGAATGTTTCTGTGCTGCCGGCACATCCGGTGCCGTTGGTCGCCAAACAAGCGGCCACGCTGGACGTGCTATCCGAAGGGCGCTTCACCCTGGGAGTGGGTGTGGGCGGCCGTGAGCACGACTACCGGTCGTTGGACGCGTCCTTCGAACGGCGCCACCAGCGACTGGATGATCAGGTGGCCGAGCTGCGCCGGCTGTGGTGCGGTGAGCCGCCGTTCGACGGCGCCGATCCCGTCGGCCCCGCGCCCGTTCAAAGCGGTGGGCCGCCCATCGTCGCCGCCGCGATCGGCCCGAAGTCCCTAGCCCGTGCCGCCCGTTGGGCCGACGGCATCACCGGATTCAGCGTCTCCGGCGCGCCGGCCGAGCTTGCCCACTCCGCCGGCGCCGCGCGCGCCGCGTGGCAGGAGGCGGGACATGCCCAACCGCCGCTGCTGTCGAGCGGCTGCTTCTACACGCTGGGCATCGCGGAAGCAGAATCCGAACTCAAGCAGTTCACCAGCGACTACCTCGCGATTTTCGGCGCGCAGATCGCCGAGAATGTTCCGAAGACGTTGACCAACTTCGACGCCGACGCGCTGAATCGCACGCTCGACGGCGCCGAGGAGGCCGGTCTGGATGAATTCATCTTGGTACCGGGCGCATCCGACGTCGCGGTGATCGAGTCGACGATCGAACTCATCCAGAAACGGCTCACCACCGGGTAG
- a CDS encoding LLM class oxidoreductase: MRDLFTEHPGYTRMFAPGKLTVGLFLPLWQYDRSMNSMAGQGEIIEAADGSEFAALWVRDVPLYDPGFRDVGQVFDPWTYLAWLAARTSRLSLAAGSIVFSLRHPIDIAKQSASIDQLSGGRLVVGAASGDRAAEYPAYGIDHASRGQRYREAVKWFRTLTEETAPRITGPYSTFGGGLDLLPKPAARRVPLIVTGSSQQEPTWIAENADGWLVYPGAYDRAGTGELGRRIAAWRELVPGQEFRPVATNEWIDLVEDRKSPPTPLRGGFVLRTGTDGLLDLLGRWRDAGVNHGALGVQHGARPAGEAVQQLIEEVAPEFPALVGPKPLTTRW, encoded by the coding sequence ATGCGTGATCTGTTCACCGAACACCCCGGATACACCCGGATGTTCGCGCCCGGAAAATTGACTGTCGGTCTGTTCCTGCCTCTGTGGCAATACGACCGATCAATGAATTCGATGGCGGGTCAGGGCGAGATCATCGAGGCGGCCGACGGTTCGGAGTTCGCGGCACTGTGGGTTCGGGATGTGCCGCTGTACGACCCCGGATTTCGGGATGTGGGGCAGGTTTTCGATCCTTGGACCTACCTTGCGTGGCTTGCGGCTCGCACCAGTCGCCTTTCGCTTGCCGCGGGCAGCATCGTTTTCTCGTTGCGGCATCCGATCGATATCGCCAAACAATCCGCCTCCATCGATCAACTCTCGGGCGGGCGCCTGGTCGTTGGCGCTGCCTCTGGGGATCGGGCTGCCGAGTATCCCGCCTACGGGATCGATCATGCGAGCCGTGGGCAGCGGTATCGGGAGGCTGTGAAGTGGTTCCGGACTCTGACGGAGGAGACGGCCCCGCGTATTACCGGCCCCTACAGCACCTTTGGTGGCGGCCTCGACCTACTGCCGAAACCTGCTGCGCGCCGGGTACCGCTGATCGTCACGGGTTCCTCGCAACAGGAACCGACGTGGATCGCCGAAAATGCCGATGGCTGGCTGGTTTACCCAGGTGCCTACGACCGCGCGGGGACGGGTGAGCTCGGACGCAGGATTGCTGCGTGGCGCGAACTCGTTCCGGGGCAGGAGTTTCGGCCAGTGGCCACCAACGAATGGATCGATCTCGTCGAGGACCGAAAGTCGCCTCCCACGCCGCTACGTGGGGGATTTGTGCTTCGTACCGGAACCGACGGGCTGCTGGATCTGCTCGGCCGGTGGCGTGACGCTGGGGTGAACCACGGTGCATTGGGGGTGCAGCACGGTGCACGCCCGGCCGGCGAGGCGGTTCAACAGTTGATCGAGGAGGTGGCGCCCGAGTTTCCGGCGCTCGTGGGGCCAAAGCCTCTTACTACCCGGTGGTGA
- a CDS encoding TetR/AcrR family transcriptional regulator, translating into MEEPDTRTRLVIATAALLQRQGYEATSVKRIITEAGATFGSLYHFFPDGKEELAAEALRYGAAEFADLLRRGLASSSNPAIAVARCATLLAEDLRGSNWSDGCPVAATALEIIGRSPAIQQAADESLRLWRRLIADKLRDGGFKPAAANDLACTVISILEGAELISRVSSDDEPLRAASRHLKKLVESVR; encoded by the coding sequence GTGGAGGAACCGGACACGCGTACGCGGCTCGTCATCGCGACCGCCGCACTGCTGCAGCGGCAGGGTTATGAGGCCACCAGCGTCAAACGCATCATCACCGAAGCTGGTGCCACATTTGGCTCCCTGTATCACTTCTTCCCCGATGGAAAGGAAGAACTCGCGGCCGAGGCATTGCGCTACGGCGCCGCGGAATTCGCGGACCTGCTGCGGCGCGGACTGGCCAGCTCGAGCAATCCCGCAATAGCCGTCGCGCGCTGCGCGACCCTGCTCGCCGAAGATCTTCGTGGGTCGAATTGGTCCGACGGTTGCCCCGTCGCCGCGACCGCGCTGGAGATCATCGGCCGCTCGCCAGCCATTCAACAGGCCGCCGACGAGTCCCTGCGACTGTGGCGGCGCCTCATCGCCGATAAACTCCGAGACGGAGGATTCAAACCCGCGGCCGCCAATGATCTGGCATGCACAGTCATATCGATCCTCGAAGGCGCCGAACTCATCTCACGTGTTTCAAGCGATGACGAGCCGCTGCGGGCGGCATCACGGCACCTGAAGAAACTCGTCGAATCAGTCCGCTGA
- a CDS encoding cutinase family protein: MKRVRWGWLLAIVVMCALISSPIGIPSAVAAACPDVEVVFARGTFEPPGVGGTGEAFVNALRARTKGKSVEVYPVEYPASLAFATAADGVVDASNRVKDVAVRCPNTKIVMGGFSQGAAVVAYTTADAVPPGFELPEGITGPMPPEVADHVAAVALFGKPSSGFLQRIDNTAPPINIGHLYAAKTVDMCVPEDPICSPDGSDNAAHGSYGDNGMTNQAADFAAREINSSAD, translated from the coding sequence ATGAAGAGAGTTCGGTGGGGCTGGTTACTTGCCATCGTGGTGATGTGCGCCCTGATTAGTTCGCCTATCGGCATTCCGTCCGCAGTTGCCGCTGCGTGTCCCGATGTCGAGGTCGTATTCGCGCGTGGAACGTTTGAGCCGCCGGGTGTCGGCGGGACTGGAGAAGCGTTCGTCAACGCACTGCGGGCACGCACAAAGGGCAAGTCGGTCGAGGTCTACCCCGTCGAATACCCCGCGTCCTTGGCCTTTGCGACCGCCGCGGACGGTGTGGTCGATGCCAGCAACCGCGTCAAGGATGTTGCCGTGCGCTGCCCCAATACGAAGATCGTGATGGGCGGGTTCTCCCAGGGCGCGGCGGTCGTGGCCTACACCACCGCCGATGCGGTGCCCCCGGGCTTCGAGCTGCCAGAGGGGATCACCGGACCCATGCCCCCCGAGGTGGCCGACCATGTCGCCGCGGTAGCGCTGTTCGGCAAACCCTCCAGCGGATTCTTGCAACGCATCGACAACACGGCCCCGCCGATCAACATCGGGCATCTGTATGCGGCCAAGACTGTCGACATGTGTGTTCCCGAGGATCCGATCTGCTCGCCGGACGGTAGCGATAACGCCGCACACGGCTCATACGGAGACAACGGCATGACGAACCAGGCCGCAGATTTCGCGGCGCGGGAGATCAATTCGTCAGCGGACTGA
- a CDS encoding HNH endonuclease family protein — protein MSNRTMLIVAIAAAIAMVVAFQVSARYRIQRANVIAGQPNIPTLAPGQDPLAGVTVQPQRVRAKDYQRTEFGDAWSDDTDAPGGRNGCDTRNDILNRDLTDKSFVYTRRCPHAVRTGSLHDPYTGSQIAFTRGPTSGEAVQIDHIVPLAYAWDMGASAWPPAMRWRFANDPANLIAVQGQANKDKGDQAPASWMPPNKAFWCQYSMQFAEVVRGYHLSVDERSANAIRAAAQSCPRGSRA, from the coding sequence GTGAGTAACCGCACCATGCTCATTGTCGCCATTGCCGCGGCGATCGCGATGGTGGTGGCATTTCAGGTCTCGGCCCGATACCGGATACAACGTGCCAATGTCATTGCCGGGCAGCCTAATATTCCGACGCTGGCACCCGGACAGGATCCGCTGGCCGGTGTGACGGTGCAGCCCCAGCGCGTACGGGCCAAGGATTATCAGCGCACTGAGTTCGGTGATGCCTGGTCCGATGACACCGATGCTCCGGGCGGGCGCAATGGGTGCGACACACGCAACGACATCTTGAATCGCGATTTGACCGACAAGAGTTTCGTGTACACACGCAGATGTCCACACGCGGTACGTACCGGCAGCCTGCACGATCCCTACACGGGATCACAGATCGCCTTCACTCGTGGGCCGACAAGCGGGGAAGCCGTGCAGATCGATCACATCGTGCCGCTGGCCTACGCATGGGACATGGGTGCCAGCGCGTGGCCGCCGGCCATGCGCTGGCGTTTTGCGAATGATCCGGCCAATCTCATCGCGGTACAAGGGCAGGCGAACAAGGACAAGGGCGATCAGGCGCCCGCCAGCTGGATGCCGCCGAACAAGGCGTTCTGGTGTCAGTACTCGATGCAGTTCGCCGAAGTGGTTCGTGGGTATCATCTTTCGGTGGATGAGCGCTCCGCAAATGCCATCCGTGCGGCAGCGCAGAGCTGCCCGCGGGGCTCACGTGCGTAA
- the recG gene encoding ATP-dependent DNA helicase RecG — MVKLSDRLDHVLGNKASDVLDAEFGLLTVEDLLHHYPRRYSTDFSLRDEQDGERAKPGEHTTLVGFITSAELKSMRNRKGQFLSVTLGSAPHAVQATFFHPHKVKRDLQVGNRVMLSGAVGEFRGKPQLTHPDYLVLETALGESTETRGSTALRGIAGVARDASTAISAFQRNVFPIYPATKNLESWDIYRCIDQVLTQLDPVPEALPHAVLDEHGLMSLDEALRAIHMSEDASEQKQARRRLAFDEALGLQLALAVRRGSDIGSAGPAMPLIETGLRADLLSRLPFDLTDGQQQVVAEIGDDLSGVKPMNRLLQGEVGSGKTVVALLAMMQAIDAGYQCALLAPTEVLAVQHARSLRAMLGALATAGELGAPDEATSIALLTGSMSPAVKKQVKADVATGLAGIVIGTHALLQDSVDFHNLGLVVVDEQHRFGVEQRDRLRAKAPEGIVPHLLVMTATPIPRTVALTVFGDLETSTLRELPRGRQPITTTAVFTREKPGWLARGWERIAEEVAAGRQAYVVASRIDADDKDAGPDEAEEKRPPPVPVTELYETIRGSLLPGLRVGLLHGRLPSEQKDAVMTAFNAGEIDVLVCTTVIEVGVDVPNATVMLIMDADRFGISQLHQLRGRVGRGGNKGLCLLVSPCSPAGSAGRRLRAVQDTLDGFTLAELDLEERREGDVLGRDQSGRAVNLRLLSLLDHREMIETAREMAINACADDPELAHQPALAGMARRFLVADQIEYLDKS, encoded by the coding sequence GTGGTAAAACTTTCCGATCGCCTGGATCATGTGTTGGGCAACAAGGCATCCGACGTTCTCGACGCAGAATTCGGGCTGCTGACGGTTGAGGATCTGCTGCACCATTATCCGCGCCGATACAGCACCGACTTCAGTCTGCGTGACGAGCAAGACGGTGAGCGCGCCAAGCCCGGGGAGCACACCACCCTGGTGGGATTCATCACCTCGGCGGAACTCAAGAGCATGCGTAACCGCAAAGGGCAGTTTCTCTCTGTGACGCTGGGCAGTGCTCCGCATGCCGTGCAGGCCACGTTCTTTCATCCACACAAGGTGAAACGTGATCTGCAGGTGGGTAATCGGGTGATGCTCTCGGGTGCGGTCGGGGAGTTCCGGGGTAAGCCCCAACTGACGCATCCCGATTATCTGGTGCTGGAAACCGCGCTCGGCGAGAGCACCGAAACGCGGGGAAGTACCGCATTGCGCGGTATCGCCGGAGTCGCCCGCGATGCGTCCACTGCTATTTCGGCCTTTCAGCGCAATGTGTTTCCGATCTACCCGGCGACCAAGAACCTGGAAAGCTGGGATATCTATCGTTGTATCGATCAGGTTCTCACTCAGCTGGACCCGGTACCGGAGGCGCTGCCGCACGCGGTATTGGACGAGCACGGTCTGATGTCCCTGGACGAGGCACTGCGCGCGATCCACATGTCGGAGGACGCCTCCGAACAGAAGCAGGCACGCCGGCGGCTGGCGTTCGATGAGGCGCTGGGCCTGCAACTGGCGCTGGCCGTGCGCCGCGGCAGTGATATCGGGTCGGCGGGCCCGGCGATGCCGCTCATCGAAACCGGGCTGCGCGCGGACCTCTTGAGCCGGTTGCCCTTCGACCTTACCGACGGGCAGCAGCAGGTCGTTGCCGAGATCGGCGACGACCTTTCCGGGGTCAAGCCGATGAACCGGTTGCTACAGGGTGAGGTGGGCTCCGGTAAGACCGTGGTCGCGCTGCTGGCGATGATGCAGGCGATCGACGCCGGATATCAGTGCGCGCTGCTGGCGCCCACCGAGGTACTGGCGGTTCAGCATGCCCGGTCCTTGCGGGCGATGCTGGGGGCTTTGGCCACCGCCGGGGAGCTGGGAGCCCCCGACGAAGCGACCAGTATTGCGTTGCTCACCGGTTCGATGTCGCCGGCAGTGAAGAAGCAGGTCAAAGCGGACGTGGCGACCGGGCTTGCGGGCATCGTCATCGGAACCCATGCGCTGCTGCAGGATTCGGTGGACTTTCACAACTTGGGTCTGGTGGTCGTCGACGAGCAGCACCGTTTCGGTGTTGAGCAACGAGATCGGTTGCGGGCCAAGGCTCCAGAAGGAATCGTTCCGCACCTGCTGGTGATGACCGCTACGCCCATCCCGCGTACCGTCGCGCTCACGGTGTTCGGCGATCTGGAGACATCGACACTGCGGGAACTCCCGCGGGGGCGCCAGCCCATCACCACAACCGCGGTGTTCACCCGAGAGAAGCCGGGCTGGCTCGCCCGCGGTTGGGAGCGGATCGCCGAGGAAGTGGCCGCGGGCAGACAGGCCTATGTGGTGGCCTCCAGAATCGACGCCGATGACAAGGATGCTGGGCCGGATGAGGCGGAGGAGAAGCGCCCGCCACCGGTACCTGTCACCGAGTTGTACGAGACCATTCGGGGTTCCTTGTTGCCGGGACTGCGCGTCGGGCTGCTGCACGGCCGGTTGCCATCGGAACAGAAGGATGCCGTGATGACGGCGTTCAATGCCGGTGAGATCGATGTGCTGGTGTGCACCACAGTCATTGAGGTGGGTGTGGATGTTCCGAACGCCACCGTGATGCTCATCATGGATGCCGACCGGTTCGGCATCAGCCAGCTGCACCAGTTGCGCGGCCGGGTGGGCCGTGGCGGAAACAAGGGTCTGTGCCTTTTGGTAAGCCCATGCAGCCCCGCGGGTTCGGCGGGGCGGCGACTGCGTGCCGTACAGGACACCCTGGACGGGTTCACTCTGGCAGAGCTGGACCTGGAAGAGCGGCGTGAAGGTGATGTGTTGGGGCGCGACCAATCCGGGCGTGCGGTCAACCTGCGGCTGCTTTCCCTGCTGGATCATCGCGAGATGATCGAGACGGCCCGGGAGATGGCAATCAATGCCTGTGCGGACGATCCGGAGCTGGCACACCAGCCGGCGCTTGCGGGTATGGCCCGTCGTTTCCTGGTTGCCGATCAGATCGAGTACCTGGACAAGTCGTGA
- a CDS encoding DAK2 domain-containing protein → MRLSVLDSAALLDWARASVEGLISRSDEINRLNVFPVADADTGTNMLFTMRSAVNAAEALGEGATVAQVAAALARGAVHGARGNSGVILSQIVRGIADAADDQDTIGAEVVRRALRQASQFVIASMSTPVEGTIVSVLQAAADAADSVRSGDLPELVSTAADAAVSALEKTPKQLDVLADNGVVDAGARGLVVILDALVSVVAGELPTRREYSPSPPKNAPSQVWVAGPGRGSGGLNLDPPRELPPEFEVMYLLCGCDELQIADLRAQLDAMGDSIAIAGDGAMGYSVHAHVNDAGAAIEAGMKFGIPQSIQISSLRGDVGGGHHDGRHRHRRVLALAEGDGAATLFSSEGAQVLRVDEPPASAKRLLDAVVDSGAHQIMVLPNGLMAAEELVAVCAAARGWGITVIPLPSASMAQGLAALAVHDPERMAVDDSYTMARAAGATRFGLVRVATERALTWSGTCEPGDAMGIIGDEVLVLNHDVANATKALVSIMLSSGGELVTVLLSDKVDESLAESLVEHTRSHHGGVEVMIYRTGQHTDVVHIGVE, encoded by the coding sequence ATGCGGCTCTCGGTATTGGACAGTGCTGCGCTGCTCGATTGGGCGCGCGCCTCCGTCGAGGGACTGATCTCGCGTAGTGACGAGATCAATCGACTGAATGTGTTCCCGGTCGCCGATGCCGATACCGGCACCAACATGTTGTTCACCATGCGGTCGGCGGTCAATGCCGCCGAGGCGCTGGGCGAAGGGGCCACGGTCGCGCAGGTTGCCGCGGCGCTGGCGCGTGGGGCGGTTCATGGAGCCCGTGGTAACTCTGGGGTGATCCTGTCGCAGATTGTCCGCGGTATCGCCGATGCGGCCGATGACCAGGACACCATTGGGGCAGAGGTGGTGCGCCGTGCGCTCCGCCAAGCCTCACAGTTCGTCATTGCCTCGATGAGTACGCCTGTCGAGGGCACCATCGTCTCGGTATTGCAGGCGGCCGCGGATGCCGCGGACAGCGTGCGGTCGGGCGATCTGCCCGAGCTCGTCAGTACCGCCGCCGATGCCGCGGTCTCGGCGCTGGAGAAGACGCCCAAGCAGCTCGACGTGCTCGCCGACAACGGTGTGGTGGACGCCGGTGCGCGCGGTCTGGTGGTCATCCTCGATGCGTTGGTGTCGGTGGTGGCGGGGGAGCTGCCCACTCGCCGCGAGTACAGCCCCTCACCTCCGAAGAACGCGCCGTCACAGGTGTGGGTGGCGGGGCCGGGGCGCGGTTCGGGGGGTCTGAACCTGGATCCTCCGCGCGAGCTGCCCCCCGAGTTCGAGGTGATGTATCTGCTCTGTGGGTGTGATGAACTGCAGATCGCCGACCTGCGAGCGCAGCTCGACGCGATGGGAGATTCCATTGCCATCGCCGGTGATGGCGCGATGGGGTATTCCGTCCACGCGCATGTCAACGATGCCGGGGCTGCCATCGAGGCCGGGATGAAATTCGGTATCCCTCAGTCGATTCAGATCTCCTCGCTGCGCGGCGATGTGGGCGGCGGGCATCACGACGGACGGCATCGGCACCGCCGGGTGCTGGCACTGGCGGAGGGTGACGGCGCGGCCACGCTGTTCTCCAGCGAGGGTGCTCAGGTGCTGCGTGTCGATGAGCCTCCGGCCAGCGCGAAGCGTCTGCTGGATGCGGTGGTCGATAGCGGTGCGCACCAGATCATGGTGTTGCCCAATGGATTGATGGCTGCCGAGGAACTGGTGGCGGTCTGCGCGGCAGCGCGCGGCTGGGGAATCACGGTGATCCCGCTGCCGTCGGCGTCCATGGCGCAGGGGCTGGCGGCGCTGGCGGTGCACGATCCGGAACGGATGGCGGTCGACGACAGCTACACCATGGCGCGTGCGGCCGGTGCCACCCGATTCGGGTTGGTACGCGTGGCCACCGAACGGGCTCTCACCTGGTCTGGCACCTGTGAGCCGGGAGACGCTATGGGCATCATCGGGGATGAGGTGCTGGTGCTCAACCACGATGTCGCCAATGCCACAAAGGCTTTGGTGAGCATCATGTTGTCCTCTGGTGGAGAGCTGGTGACCGTGCTGTTGTCGGACAAGGTGGATGAGTCTCTTGCCGAGTCGCTGGTCGAACACACCCGATCGCACCACGGCGGTGTCGAGGTGATGATTTATCGCACCGGGCAGCACACCGATGTCGTGCACATCGGTGTTGAGTGA
- the rpmB gene encoding 50S ribosomal protein L28 codes for MAAVCDVCGKGPGFGKSVSHSHRRTNRRWNPNIQTVHAVTSPGGNKQRVNACTSCIKAGKVVRGA; via the coding sequence ATGGCTGCCGTCTGCGACGTGTGCGGCAAGGGACCCGGCTTCGGCAAGTCGGTTTCGCACTCGCATCGGCGTACCAACCGCCGCTGGAACCCGAACATCCAGACGGTTCACGCCGTCACCTCCCCCGGTGGCAACAAGCAGCGCGTCAACGCCTGCACCTCCTGCATCAAGGCCGGCAAGGTCGTCCGCGGCGCCTGA